Part of the Pseudanabaena sp. FACHB-2040 genome is shown below.
TTGATGCGCTGTTTGGAGCAATGGTCGGGTTATTTGCCCTAGCTCGAATGAGAGCAAGCCCTGTCATGGTAGAAGAATTTGTTCACAACAATCTAAGGGGATTGTTTACTGCGTATTAGACGATACCTCTATTTTGGTCAGCCGACGAAGAACTAAACGCTCTGTTTCAAGAACTCTCATAGTCGAACACCTCGCTATTGGTGTCTAACAACTCAAATCAGCGGCCGCAGAAAGCTCAAAACAAGCAGAGAAAGCAACACTCAGTCTGCCTGCTGCATTAGACGACAAAACGCAATATTTTGTGATCAGAATTCCTGTGGCGCTCAGTTTTACAGGTAAAACAGCCTCAGCAAAAGGATTATTGGCATGCTGAGACTCAGCAGGCGCTTAGTCTTGCTCCTACCCGGCTCACTATACTTGCTCTGCGAGATGATTACAGCAACAAGCAGAACTTAGGATAGGACAATCTGCCTCAAAGAGGCACTGGCTTTGGGATCACATTTGGAGAGAGACTATGAGGGGCAAAGACGGACGCGATCGCAAGGAAACCCGGTATGAGTTCAATCAGCGCGAGCTCAACCGCGTCAACGCTAACCGGCAGTATCAGCGGCGGTGCAGTGAATGCCTTCACTGGAGAGGCACTTCCCTCAACGACATCAGCGCTTATTGCGCTCAGCACCATAGAAGCACCCCTTGCACCTACCACTGCTCTCTATGGCAGCACCGATGATGGGGCGGCTGACGAGTCGTCATCTGAGTTGTCTTCCTCAAAGACAAAATCTAGATTCTTGGCCGGTTCTATGTATTCTTCAGCCGTAAAAATTGTGTTGCAGCGCTTGCACCTGGCAATGCCCTGAGAAAGGCGATGGGTGTTTTGTGTTGTTGGGCAGTTTTACGCCGTGCCCACGGCGGGAGATTAGAGACCGAGAGCCCTTTTCAGCTTGGTCAGATCGGCACCCTCAACCGTGAACTCGTTGCCCGAGACCATTGTGACCTTCCATGAATCGGGGTTAGTCTTATTGATTTCCGAGATTTGGCTCAGGTTGATGACGTATTCGCCGTTTTGAATTTCCAGCATTGGTTGATTCCTTTGATTTGACTGTTGGGGCTGTGGTGTCGGGGCTGGTCGCTGCCCATAATTAACCACATCTTGTAGGTTAGCCATCCCGGCCGACTGTGGACAATCCCGCCACCGCCTCCGACACGGTAAGTGGTTTCAGCAACCAGCTTACTGCCACAATCTACTGAACCAGGCTGTAAAAACTAGCCCTGTATTGAGCTGTTCTACGAGATAGCCTCCTAAGATCAATGGACCATCTCCGAAATCAGCCTCACCCGGACTGAATTAGATCTTAGTCTTTACACCTGAGTCTACCGCCTGCCATGAGCAATCTAAAGGCCTACTCCATCGCTAGGCTTACCATTGCCATCGCTACCGCCCTGGCCAAATGGCCTTAAGCCAGAATGATGACGTAGTAGCTCAGGCTAGGCTTTCCCCTTGGCAGGTTGAATCACTTCAATCCGCTGGCATCCCCAATATCTCAAACAGTTTTAAGGCTGCGACAGCAATAGCTTGGTTTTGACGCTCAATATTGAAAGATTGTTATGGTGCAGGCGATTCGTCCACTGATTGAGGCCCAATATGCAGAGCAGGTGCAGGCCTTTGAGTACTCCCCCTGGTTTCAGCGCTTAGAGCAGGGTCAGGCCTCCCTGCAGGAGTACGATGCCTTTATTTTTAACCTTTGCCAGACTCACCTGAAGAGTCCGCAAATTTTGGCCTTTCTCTACGCAGTGGCACCGCCGCAGGCCGCGCCCCAGATCAAACACAATTTACTGGAAGAACTGGGGCTAGATGAGGTGGCCATCTGCCACCCTGATCTACTGTATCAACTGGCAACGGCGGCGGGGTTTGATCGCGATCGCCAAACTCGTCTGGCCGAGGCGGCGCAGGCTCAAATTCGTCAGCTCTGCACCGATCCGCTGCTGTTTGGCACGATGCAGGAACTGGGGCTGTCAGTGCTCTTGGAGGTGACCTGCTTTGAGTGGATGCTCTCTCGCCTAGCCAGTCGCATTGGCCATGCTCTAGCGGCCTATCGCGGTCTGCCGCCCGCGAGTCTAGCCTGGTTTGATCACCATTCTGAAGTCGATATTCGCCACGCCGAGGAAGGTTTAGACAGCGTTGAGCAATACCTGGCCTATTACGAGATCGAGGCCGAGGATCTAGAGACCATTCTCGACATTACCTTCCGCGAGAACATTTTTATCAAGCGATACTTCGCCGACCTGCCCCCTCTTGCCGAATCTTCCCATGAGAATCGTTGACGCTACCCTGTTTGCCCTGCAAATTCCTTTTGTCGAAGCCTTTGCCCACAGTGTGCGATCGCGCAGCTACTCAGATTCCATCGTGGTGCGGCTGCGGGCCGAAGACGGCACCGTCGGCTATGGTGAGGCAGTGGCGCGGCCTTACGTCACCGGGGAGACGGTGGACGGCTGTTTGCAGTTTATGGAACGCACCCTATGGCCTGCGGTTCAAGCCACCGACTATCTCCGGTGGACAGGACAGAATCCGATCGCCTGGCTAGCGTCGTTGGCCCTACCTGCCGATGCTGATAGTTTGGCAACCCCTGGCGTAGTGGCCTGGCATGGGGCTCGCTGTGGCTTTGAGCTAGCCCTGGTCGATTGTTTGC
Proteins encoded:
- a CDS encoding iron-containing redox enzyme family protein produces the protein MVQAIRPLIEAQYAEQVQAFEYSPWFQRLEQGQASLQEYDAFIFNLCQTHLKSPQILAFLYAVAPPQAAPQIKHNLLEELGLDEVAICHPDLLYQLATAAGFDRDRQTRLAEAAQAQIRQLCTDPLLFGTMQELGLSVLLEVTCFEWMLSRLASRIGHALAAYRGLPPASLAWFDHHSEVDIRHAEEGLDSVEQYLAYYEIEAEDLETILDITFRENIFIKRYFADLPPLAESSHENR